A single region of the Dryobates pubescens isolate bDryPub1 chromosome 11, bDryPub1.pri, whole genome shotgun sequence genome encodes:
- the PRDX1 gene encoding peroxiredoxin-1, which produces MSSGNAFIGKPAPNFTATAVMPDGQFKDIKLSDYKGKYVVFFFYPLDFTFVCPTEIIAYSDRADEFKKINCEVIGASVDSHFCHLAWINTPKKQGGLGTMKIPLVSDTNRAIAKDYGVLKEDEGIAYRGLFIIDDKGILRQITINDLPVGRSVDETLRLVQAFQFTDKHGEVCPAGWKPGSDTIKPDVQKSKEYFAKQK; this is translated from the exons ATGTCTTCAGGAAATGCTTTCATTGGCAAACCAGCCCCTAACTTCACTGCCACAGCTGTGATGCCAGATGGGCAATTCAAAGACATCAAACTCTCTGACTATAAAG GAAAATATGTTGTCTTCTTCTTCTACCCCCTGGACTTCACATTTGTCTGTCCAACTGAAATTATTGCATACAGTGACAGAGCTGACGAATTCAAGAAAATTAACTGTGAAGTAATTGGAGCTTCTGTTGACTCTCACTTTTGTCACCTTGCCTG GATCAATACTCCTAAGAAACAAGGCGGTTTGGGTACTATGAAAATCCCACTGGTTTCTGACACAAACCGTGCCATTGCCAAAGATTATGGAGTACTGAAAGAGGATGAAGGTATTGCATACAG GGGTCTGTTCATAATTGATGACAAGGGGATCTTGAGGCAGATAACAATCAATGATCTTCCTGTTGGCCGCTCTGTTGATGAAACCCTCAGGCTTGTCCAGGCCTTCCAGTTTACAGATAAGCATGGAGAAG tgtgcccagctggctggaAGCCTGGCAGTGACACAATCAAGCCTGATGTTCAGAAAAGTAAAGAGTATTTTGCCAAGCAGAAATAA